CTTCGTCGTGTACCTCCTCAATAAGAGGGTCCGATGGCTGAGGACTTATACCACCCATCCTCCCCGGCTTGAAGTCCCGCATAATGGGCATCAGGTTCCAAGTGGAGGCGACACCCTCGCCTTCCTTGGCCAATTCCTGTTGCAGTTTCGATTTAAGGTGCTCCCAACGGCTGGTGCATGTTTTAACTACAGGGGAACGGAAATTGTATGGATTTAAATACGCCGAGCAGGGCAGGTCAGTATAGCATTCAGCTAATTACCATCGGCTTGCAGGGAGGTCGCAATGGCGGCCCAGATCTCCTCCTCGGCATTCTTCCTTAATGAGTACGGAGCTGTGCGGGCCTTCCGCTTCAAAAGCTGGGGGTTGCCCCTTACTAGGCGAATTAAACGCGAGTCAAAGTCGCTCATCTCAgacataaataaacaaatttttcatttgttttgtattttgtaacTTATAAGTAAGCAAAACGGTTAGCGATGACAATAAACAATAGGAATCCCGATAGTTCACTCGATAACTAAATGTAGAGTGTTAGACAGGGCTGTTACATTTGGCGAGGTGAAAAATATGtttgaaaacttttttgcCCCAGTCTCCCGCAATTTATTGATTTCTCATATTGATTGTCGTTTTcaatgtgcagcagcagcagcagcagttgtgCGTGCGAGGCGCTTCCGGCCGCGAGATGGCCGCCGAAAACTATCATCTGAAGTGGGACTCGCATCTGTCCTATTTGAACACCTCAATTGCCACGCTCTACAAGTGAGTAAATGGAATATTTACACTGTTCGCTTCTGCATTAATTAATACTCATTGCTGTTCATGCAGGAATGAAAAGTTTGCCGATGTGGTGCTGTACAGCTCatacaccagcagcagcatcaactcGGACATACCCACGGTGGGCATCTCGGCGCACAAGTTCATTCTCAGCTCCTGCAGCCAGTTCTTTGCCACCATGTTCGAGACGGCGCCGATTGCCTCGCCCAACGGCGTCATATACGTTGTGCTTCCGCCCGATCTGAGCCACCGGGCCATACAAATCCTGGTGCAGTACATGTACAGCGGGGAGGCTACCGTCTCCAATGACATTCTCAACGAGGTGCTGCGGGGCGGCGAGATTCTCAAGATCCGTGGCCTCTGCCGCTCCAGCGCttccaacaacagcagcaccactgTCACGTCCTCGCACCACCATCCGCACGGCGGACATCTGCATCAGCGGGATTCGTCGGCGAGCGCCATGTATGTGTCGAATGGATCGCGGTCGACGCttccaccgccaccgccaccgcctaTGTCCACACAGCTTCCTGGCGACATCTACAGCAGCaagccgagcagcagcagcagcactggctCCGGCAGATATACCTTGGagcatcaccatcaccagccacagccgcaacaccatccaccatcgcatcagcaacagcaacagaaccagcacaatcatcatcatcaccatcagcagcaaTTCCGTGGCCTCGGCGCTTCCGTCATGCCAAAGGACAGTCCCGTGATTGTCAAGTCCCCGAAAATGGCCGCACACACGGGTCTGCTGAgcgtggccagcagcagcaagctgGGCATATCCGTAAACAAGGAGGTGGCTATCGATCCCGAGGATAAGTGCTGCTATGCAGCCGCTACCAGTCAGGTGGAGCCACAGCCGCCGCCTTCATCGACGACCGCCGGAGCAGTAGCAGTAACAGTAGCAGTAGCCGGAGGAGTTCCGCCACCGCCAGCCATGTCCATATGCACAGAGGTGGGCTGCAGCAGCTGTCCACTGGCCGTGGGGACCGCCTCCGAGCCGACGGATACCGCGCTGCGTCGGCCGGAGTACGAGGAGCAGGCGCTCTGTGAGCGGGAGGATGTGGGTCTGGTGTACGAGCGTCGGCTGCGTCGTGAGAGTGCCTGCGATCGAGGTGAGTGGGAAAGATGGGTTGGGCCGTCTTAGGTATACAAATAATTCGATTGTGTTTCTCCATTGCTACTCCAACAGCTCACGAGTACTATGAGGCACCGCTGCACTTTGCcacaccaccgccaccgccacatCCGCACAGCTTTCTCAGCATCAAACAGGAGCCCAGCGACTGGACCAACAACCCACCAACAGCGGCCaatgccagcaacaacaaccacgagGATGGGCACCTGTCGCCCAAGCAGCCGCTGGACTTTAAGATGAGCGCCGTCAAGCTAGAGGTGAACCGCGACCGGGCCACGCCGCACGAGGAGTCCGAGGAGCACACTCTGCGCGACTACAACAACTTCAAGCAGCTGCTCGTGTGCGAGATATGCCAGAAGTCTTTTGAGGATACCAAGACCCTGGTCCGTCACCTGGGCACACACGCCAACGAGCCGGGATCAGGCACTAACCTGATGGCGGCCAGTGCCAGCGGCAGTGCGTCGACCACTTCCAGCAACACCAATCTCGCGATGCGAGCCCTCAAAACCTATGTGCCAAAGAAGCGACGCAGAGTCTCGGTGAGTCTCGTGATCGGTCCCTGTGGAATGTGGTGCCTAAccatttccttttccttttgcagCAACAGGAGAATAATATGGATCATGATCATGTCACCCTGCTATGTGATTTGTGCTCGACGTAAGCGAAATACAGTAACTAAAGTAAAGAGAAACTAATTGTATTGTTTTGCATTTGTCTTGCCCTGCAGATCCTTTGAGACGCCTGCGGAGTGGGTGCGTCATATGAACAGCCAGCACACGGAGATCGAGCTGGCCATGTTCAACAGCAAGAAGGATGGCGAGCAGAAGGGGTGTGTGTCCTAAATGCCCTGCCCCCAAATACCCGAGCCAATGATGAACTCTGTTCACTTgcagccagcaccagcagcaacagttgcaggtcaccaccaacaacaccaccagtggcaccaccaacagcattagcagcagcatcggtgGTAGCAGCTCTTCCACAGTGTCCACCAGCCAAATGCAGCCAAAGTTCCATTCCAGCTCCACTCGATCGACGCTATTGCAGTGCCCCCAATCTCAATCTCAGACCCAATCCCAGCCTCTGATTCTGAACAAAAGGAACAGTTTTGTGGCGGCGGCAACTCCTGCTTCGGTCTCACCTACTGGCCTCTCAGTAGCTGCCACCTCATCGCATGGCTAAGCTGCCCCACCAATGCCATCTTCAATACAATAGAGGGCAGCATCCTTCATAATCTTTCATCAAAAAACCATTTTGTTCGATAAATTCAAGTCGTTCCAGTAATcaaaaaagatatatataatGAAACAGCAAGAACCGTGATCAAAATGCAACatgtttgcatattttatagagcaacaaacaaaatacaaaaccaacaaaaaaacaaaaaaataacgaAACTATTAACGAAACTTAGAAATCGGAATCGTCAGGCAAcgatgcaaaacaaaaacatcaaaacaattgcaaacgaaatgaatataaaaatgtaattcaAATGTGTAGAACTTTTTTTTAgcatgtattgtatgtatttgtgtaCTTAGTTTAAGCAACTTATTCCCCcagtaacaaaaaaaaaaaaaacaaaataactAAAACAACCAAGTATGTAATTACGATAAGAACAACGCGCAGTCGATAAGAAAAACGATTCAATAATCgaacaatttttaaatttaaatttaaacttaaatgttttttaaaaGCAGATCAATTTGTAAGCCCTCAAAAGTGATTCAATTATTATCAGAAAAGTCCTTTGTCTGTCTGTTAAGTGTAAATGAAAATAGATAATATACGTCAACCGAAATATCATATTTCATCATCATTCCTTTGGATTATATCCCCATCTCACAATTTTTACTCCGTTTTTACACTTTAGGTCCAATTAATCTGAGcaatataaataattgatGCAAGGGCTTTCAAATTAGGCTTCGggcaaaccgaaccgaatcgaACCGAATAAATCAtataattgtttaatttattcgtattattttttgtatcgcGACTTTTTTCGTAAACACTGATAACTGATTGAACTACAGTACTATTTTTTTATGCAGCGCTGAGTCACCAGCAGGcgaaattttttttaaatatatgtacatatgtatgtacatatatacaatatgtatgtattttttgtatattttttatatgacTTCAGGCAGGAATTTTTGTGAATTTGTGTAAATAGGTTAAGTTCCGTTCCAATTTTAAAACAGGATACAACTTAACGAAATGTCTCTAAATGTGTGTCGTGTCTGTTTAGTAGTAGTTGGAAGTTCACttaaccaaaacaaaactctCCCCCCAATCCAATCAATGTAAAACTGTAAagatataatatatatacaaacatacatgaatatatagtatatgtatattgcaaAAGCCGGGCGTGATTATTAATCAAATAAGTAGATGTACGAACATTGATGTGAAATGATATGATATGTATTGACAGACAGTATGTGAACGAAGCAAAATGTAGCGTTTTAATCGCAAAATAATAAACGAGGACAATGTTAAATCGGTTCTACTCCGAGTGTGGTATGCGTGTGAAGGCGCTATCGAAAGAGCCAGAACTTCGGGTAATGAAATTCGTAAGAGTCATGTCATGCTCAGGAAAGCTCACTCATCGTATCGTATGCCCCAATGGCCCGTATGGGGCCGCAAAGCTTTATAAATACAGAGCGCACGCAAAGAGAAACTTCAGTTGTTTAAAGAAAGCCAAGCCGGTTGCcttcaacatcaacatcaaatACCAAGTGAATTTTGCTCGAATTTTCTCTTCAAAACAAAGCCATAATGAGTTCTGGAAAACACCTCGGCAAAGGTAAGAGAGGAGGGAAGAGAAGAAGAGAATTATGGTGCTATTTCaccataaaataaaaacaaaacaattttacaGCCTTCCACTAATTGCTCTTCCTCACGAGCGGGCGGCGAGACTGATCAATCACTGATTAAGAGAAATGAGTCAATGAGGTGGCATTTTGTTTTTAGCTAGCTAGCTCAGTCCGTATACTCTTAAAGCTGTAGCGAAACAAGTAAAAACAATATTTCATATACCGTATCCGATAATGTGTAAAGAGTACAGCCCAGACTTTACTCCAGTCCTACGCTTCAGGGTAGATAATTTTTAAACCAAAGCAAACCAGTTTTATGTGGAATTAATATAAATGTGGTAGGCAATGACATTTTTTCTTGGAGATCTCGATCTAGATGCTACATATACTGAATGTACTTCATGTTCTCGCAAATGCTTCTAAATGCTACGAATTACCCAGTACTCAGGGTATACAGAAATGATTTGGCTTTGATAAATTCCATAGCTTGAGAATGCATGAGAAACGCTTTAAATGGACAGAGAGGGACAAACCTgaatcaataaaatattagCCAAGGAAATTCTTCTAATCATTCCCCCCTAACGTGCCAATAATTGCACTATTGATATGGTAGGATGCTTAATTCGTATTTAGTGTACAAATTATCACCGAATAGTATATCGTCATAGATAAGATAGGTaaacaaaatgtttgtcataCTGCTATCTCATTCATGGCCGTATCAGCTATGTGACTTGCAATTTGCCtacatatttttatgataTTATAATCGACTTATTGGTTTAATGACTGCGCATTTGTAGGTTCATCGAAACCCGTTCTGCCCGACGATGGAAAACTGCGTTTGTTTTCGATGCGCTTCTGCCCATATGCAGAGCGCGCACATCTTGTGCTGAATGCCAAGAAGGTGCCCTACCATACCGTCTATATCAATCTCACCGAGAAGCCCGAATGGCTGGTGGAGGTGAGCCCGCTGCTGAAGGTGCCTGCACTCCAACTGCCGGGGGAGAAGGGAGAGCCCTCGCTCATAGAGTCGCTGATCATTGCCGAGTATCTGGATGAGAAGTATCCGCAGAATCCTCTTCTGCCCAAGGACCCGCTGAAGCGGGCCGAGGATAAGATCCTGCTGGAGCGCTTCAGTGCCGTCACCAATGCATTCATGAAGATCTTGTTCCAAAGCACTGGTCTCGATGACTACTGGCTTGCCCTGGAGATCTTCGAGAAAGAGCTGGTCAAGCGGGGCACACCCTTTTTCAGCGGCGACAGGCCCGGCTTTGTGGACTACATGATTTGGCCCTGGCTGGAGCGTCTGGCTGTGATTGGGTTCATCCTCGAGGACAGCTACAACTTCGATGCAAAACGCTTTCCCAGGATTGCCAAACTGATTGATCTGCTCAAGGCGGATGATGTGGTGAAGTCCTTCTATGCTACGCCCGAGCAGCACATCGAGTTCTGGAGAGGCCGCAAGTCGGGCAACACCAACTACGATCTGCTGGCCTAGATCTCGAGATACTCGATTCTATAGTTCTTACTTTCTGATTCCGAGAGATGAATAAAGTTTTTCAATAACAGAAGCGTTCCACTGTGTGTCCATCAACACAGCTATGTGTGTCAGCCGCAAAGGTTGACGCAGCCGCCAAGTTCATCCGGGCCGCGTAATGGAAGCCGCCCAGCCAAGGGCGGGcctctgctgctctttatatATTAGTCGACTCGGTTGATGATTTGCATTACTTGCATCGCTGCACCAGAGCAGATCAGACCACGCGCATCATGAGCAACGGCAGACACTTGGCTAAAGGTGGGTACAGCTCCTCATCACGTGGGCCTGTTAGCCTGAAAGGAATCGAATCCGTTTTTGTAGGCTCTCCCATTCCGGATGTGCCCGAGGATGGGATACTGCGGTTGTACTCCATGCGCTTCTGTCCGTTCGCCCAGCGTGTCCATCTAGTGCTGGATGCCAAACAGATACCCTACCACAGCATTTACATAAATCTCACAGAGAAACCAGACTGGCTATTCGACAAGAATCCGCAGGGCAAGGTGCCCGCACTGGAGCTGGTGCGCGAACCGGGTCCACCGGTGCTGACCGAATCGCTGCTCATCTGCGAGTACCTGGACGAGCAGTATCCACTGCGGCCGCTTTATCCGCGAGATCCACTGAAGAAGGTCCAGGAGAGGCTTTTAATCGAGCGCTTCAACTCGGTCCTGGGCGCCTTCTTTAGGGCATCTGATGGCGGCGACCTGGAGCCCTTCTGGTGTGGCTTGGATACCTATGAGAAGGAGCTGAGCCGCCGTTGCACTGACTTCTTTGGTGGCGAACAAACGGGTATTCTCGACTACATGATATGGCCGTGGTGTGAGCGCCTGGACTTGCTCAAGGTGCAGCGAGGCGATGACTACAATTTCGATGAGCGGCGCTTCCCGCAGCTGGTGAGTGCTCTTCGGATAACTCTCGATGTCAGAAGTTAACCCGTAATCTTGGTTTTCCCATTCAGTCGCAATGGGTGGAACGCATGAAGCGGGATTCGGCTGTGATGGCCTTCTACATGGAGGCGGAAGTGCAAGCAGAGTTCCTGCGCACTCGCAGCGCCGGCAGACCCAACTATAATCTGCTGGTCAAGGAAgcatgattttttttttgttcgttttttttttttgctcgaAATGAATAAAGCACAGATGCCGGAGGGCCTTTAAGCCGTAAAAGCTATGTCGTACTGGGGCTTTCCCAGACGTTTTGAACCCTGGAAATCTGCGTGCAATTGGGCATCCAGAGCGGTCTTACGAACAGCCTCATCCTGGGCTACCAGATCACGCCACTTAAGCTGTAAAGAGAGCATTAGAGCACATTCAGTTGAAGGGGAACGGAAAAGCTTACCAAGAGACCAAAGCGCTTGGCATCCAACTCATACTTGTGTTCCGTGGTTAGCTTCAGACTGGGAAAGCGCTCGAACCAGGGCCAGATCATATAATCCACAATGCCAATTGTCTGTCCAGCAAAGTAGGGCGTCCCTCTCTTGGCCAGCTCTTGCTCGAACGCATCCAGGGCAGTCTCGAAGTTCGTGAGGGCATCTTTCGGAGCATTGGCATTGCAGGTCAGCACTGGATACACGGCATTGACCACAGGAGCAAAGCGTTCAATCAGAATCTTGTCCTGGGCCTTGTGGAGCGGGTCACTAGGAAAGAGCCGCAACTCGGGATACTGCTCATCGAGAAATTCGGCTATGATCATCGATTCCACAAGTGTTGGCTGGTCTTTTACATCCGTCAGCTGCAAGGCGGGTACCTTTCCTAGGGGACTGTAATCCTTGTACCATTCGGGCTTGTCAATCAAATCGATGTAGATTTTGTGATGGGGAATTTTTTTAGCGTCGAGGATGAGGTGTACCCGTTGGCTAAAGGGACAGAATCTCATCGAGTAGACTCGCAATACCCCGTCCTCGGGCAGCTGCGGTTTGGTGGAGCCTGAAAGTATTATCAGAGTTCTGGTTAGTTCGTGCGGCAGTCTGGAGATAACATCGCAAGTAGTTGAATGCCCTCAAAGATAAACATATTTGGAGGCcatatttacgagtatattttatataaatgaTTTAGAATCCAACTTTAAGACACTCCCATATTAATCTCCCTTTTAAAATCTACTCTTTGACAGAACATTAATCATTTCTCATTCTTTACAAGGGCTCGAATGCCAAGTCATAGTTGGTCTTGCCCTCGTGGCGGGTGCGCATAAACTTGGCGTGCACTTTGGCATCCAGTGCTGTGGCCTTAACAGCCTCGTCCTGAGACACTAGGAGGCGCCAATTCAGCAGATTCGGATAGCGTTTTGAGTCCAGCTCGTATGGCTCGGCCAGCGTGTACTTGAGGGCGGGGAACCGCTCGAACCAGGGCCAGATCATATAATCCACAATGCCAATTTGTTCGCCTCCAAAGTAGGGCGTTCCGCGCTTGGTGATCTCCTCTTCGAACACATCCAAGGCGGCCTCAAAGTTCTTCAGTGCATCTTCGGGCGGGTTTGTGGTGAAGAAAACCGGATAGATGGCACTGACGGCGGGGGATAGTCGCTCAATGAGTATCCTGTCCAGGGCCTTTTGCAGTGGATCCTTGGGAAACAGTGAACGCTCTCCTGGATACTCCTCGTCCAAATATTCGGCAATCACCAGGGACTCCACCAGAGTCGGCTGGCCCGGCAGATGGGGCAACTGGATGGCAGGCACCTTTCCCAGGGGACTGTAGTCAATGTACCACTCAGGCTTCTCGGTCAAATCAATGTACACCGTGTGATGGGGAATCTTCTTGGCGGCCAGCATCAACTGGGCGCGTTCGGAGTAGGGGCAGAAGCGCATGGTGTAGTAGCGCAAGACGCCATCCTCTGGAATTTCCGGCTTGGGCGTACCTGTTGATGATGTGGACTGTATTGGCACTGACGTCAGCGGGGAAATATCTGTCTATAATTAATCTCTATCTGCTAAAGCGgtgcatttttgttgctgctctctTTTATTGTGCGATGCAGATAAAACTACGATAACAAAATCAATTTCCCACTAAAATGCCGCATCACAAGTGCGTGGTGCTGGCTAGCCAAATGACCTTGGAAAAAATCCTTCAACTAACCTTTCTTAAAGTGTTTTTGCGGTATGGACATGTTTATGcttttaataaaattgttgaaattcTTTAAACGCGAAATGCTGACTTTGTTTCTGCTGCCTATCGAATGACAAAGACGGGAATGCCTCTCGCCTTTATATAGTGGCGGAACCTGATATATTTATCGATAACAATACAATTTAAATTgagttttaatattttaatttgattttccacaatattttaaatatctGAATGATCGAGCCAGCGaagttaaaagaaaaaaaaacaactaaatTTTATGAAGTGTTACTCCCGTCTTGTACGCTTGGCGGCATGGCTGAGAAATATAAACGGGAGATCTTAAATAGGAATGgtttgaaattgattttatgAACCTACTATAGCATGTTGTAATCTGCACTGCCAGCTTTACGGGAGTTCATATATTTGTCATGAGTCTCCCCATCCAGATAGAAAATTTTCACGGCCTTATCCTGGAGCATCAAGTCGCGCCATTGGAGCTGCAACAAATACACATTTTATATTGACATTCATCAATTCCGAGTGTGTACTCACTAGTGTCAAAAAGCGCTGTGGATCCAACTCAGCTTGAGTGCCGTCGCCAAGTTTCAGAGCAGCAAAGCGCTCGCACCAAGGCCAAATCATGTAGTCTAGCATTCCCGGCTTGGAGCCGCCAAAGAATTTGCTTCCTCGCTGCTTTAGCTCATTCTCGTAAATTTCCAAGTCGGTGATCAAGTCGGTCAGGTCCAGTTCGCGCTTGTCGTCGAGCAACATCTTGTAAAGGGATGTAATGAAATGCCCAAAACGCTGAACGAGTATCTTGTCCTGGGCCTTCTTCAACGGGTCTGTTGGGTAGAGCGGTACTTCCGGATACATCTCATCCAAGTAATCGCAAATGACTAGAGATTCAATTAGCACAGTATTCTCGCCTTCCTTGACGACTTCCAGTGCCGGCACCTTGGCGGTGCTGCTCATCTTGGTAAACCAGTCGGGCTTAGCTTGCAGATTAATATAGATGTTGTGATGCGGTATGTTCTTTGCATCAAGAACGAGGTGCACGCGGTGTGCATAGGGACAAAAACGCATCGAGTACAAGCGCAGCACACCATCGTCTGGAAAGATGGGCTTGGTGGAGCCTGCGAGTGGGTGAGGAttgtgaaaataaattaaaaagcGTTGGATCAGATGGATCAACACGTACCAGTAGTAAGATGTTCAGTGTCGCTCATTTTTCCAGTTTAATTTTtagctgttttctgtttcgtttctgATAATATTATCGGAGGGTGGCTATCGAATATATGACTTTTAGAGCGAAGATAGTTTGATGTGCACAGCCCTGGTACTGTGTACACGCGAGTCGACTACTATTGGATAGCTATCGAGCACGCGCtcgatataaatatatatttaccatCCATTCCATCCCTATTTTGCGGATTTTGTGTTGGCGGTGCGTGCAAAAGTGAAAATGGAATTGGCATATGTTTAAATCAATCGAGTTCTCAAGATGATTACAGTTAACCAGCACCTTGCGTAACTGTGCATGTTCGTGTGTGTGGCGTCTAGTCTGCAAGTCGGTCGGGGCTAAGCTTTTGCCGCTGTCTCGCGCCTTCTCGTCGCTGAAAAGTTGATCTTTTGGTAGATTTTCTGTGTTAATCTGGGATTGTTGCAACGTAGTTGAGATTCGGCGTTATCTCGACAGTACGTATAATACACTTCTTCCGTCATCCCGCCGTCCCCGGCAGTGTGGGATCGAAATAACCATTGGACGGCATCAAGCAAGCCCTACTACACTATCACCGCAGCGCGCATCTCTGCAACTCTTGGAATTGATAAATACATGTGcacatgtgtatatgtatgtgatgTGCTAAACAGTTCAATAAATAGACGTGTGTAAGTGTTTCAATATTTTCCTAATTAAAGATTATTTAGTTTAGTGTGTCCCAGTGCATTGGAAATGCATGCGACGGGCCCCCTCATCTGCTCCTCTTTGCCCACCCATTCATAGTGTATTTATAGCTGCCGCCTTCCATGTGCGAGTTTTTGGTCTTCTTCTTGCGATTTGGACACCCGCTCACttacatacatgcatgcatacaGCTGTATGTACAGCTGTATATGTTCATTCACACAAGAGTGTGGGTGATACATAGGCATGTATTAGGCACGTTTTTATGCtattttagtatatttttttatacatacatactatgtGTATTTAAgtgccattttcatttccatttttcttgCTATCATTAAAGCCCAATTAcgcaaaacgcaaaaaaaTTTTGGTAAAATATGCAATAGAATGCTTATCGGCAATGACCCATATATGTACTATCAACATGTGTTTTGCTCTACATACGTTTTCAGTCTGTTATTTAAAGACGTGTTGTCGGACGAGGCGTAGGTGCTACGCAGTGTTCTGTGATTCATACGTATATGGATCGTTGTGCAGTCCACCGATGATGGCTCCTTATCGCACCACTGAGTGCTATTCTATTGCTAGTGGGTAACAAACTCTCAAGTGACCAGAGAGAAATCAATTATTCATGGAGGTACATTATCAAAACGGCTTCCGACTCGCCGCCGTCACTCGAGGAATCTAACAACACCCCACAGTAAACACTGCAATAGTATATTCTTTACACAACGATTCTATATATtaacaatacatacatacatatgtataactaTATCAATGAATTATTTATCGCATTCGGCGGGCCCTTCAACATCAGTTATGTGTCAAAGCGCTACACTACGGCTCCCTCCTCTTCTCTCAGGTTGTACCTGTAGCATATTAAAATGCGCAACTCGCGTAGTTTAGCAGTCGGGTCGGCCAACAAGCAACGGCGCAAGGTcacagccagagccggagccagagccagagcctcgTCCCAGCCAGATCcgttccgatccgatccggaCACTCATTATACATATGCTTGGACGTGATCGACCTCTGCAAAGTCGCACTTGTTAAGCTATTCTAACTATCCAGAACTCCAAAAGTCATTCATCGCCACATGACTCGCCTCGCAGTTAAAAagctgaaaactgaaaatccACAACAAGAGCTTTCGGCCAATGATTTTTCGTTTCTGTCCGGCACGAAAAGATAATATATTTCTAGGTAAATAAAGGTTGAGGAATTAGTGTATgagtacgtgtgtgtgtgtgtgtgcgtgtttgtttTCTGCTTACCTGTGGGGTTCTCGATATGAAATTCTTGAATGTTCCAAAAGAGATATGCTGCCAAAGGTACAGCTGAAGATAAAAGGTATATAAGGGGTGTACGTTCGCAGGTAGCGAACACCACTCCTCTGTGGTGTTGTCTGTGTGAAATTTCAGCTCGCGAGATCTGCCGGCAGATGGATTACGTCAGGCAATGTTGTACGTCATGTGTGAAGGGTTTTAGCGACTGAAATTTCAGGCCGTAAGAGgtagatatgtatgtgcatacaatatgtatatcGCGAAAGTCTAATGTGAACAAGTGAGAACGAAGCTGGTCTGAAACAAAAGTGTAAAGTGGAGATACCATGCGAAATGTAATTAGATGAGTCAGCGCCTGGCTTGCGGAGTGCCAAAAACAGCTGTGGAATTCATTATAATTGGTTTGTGTGGTGAAATTTCAGTTCTGAACGCGAGTATCTCTGTGGAAAATCGATTCCCATGAGTCAGCAACAAGTTGGAAAGTGG
The sequence above is a segment of the Drosophila pseudoobscura strain MV-25-SWS-2005 chromosome X, UCI_Dpse_MV25, whole genome shotgun sequence genome. Coding sequences within it:
- the GstO2 gene encoding pyrimidodiazepine synthase isoform X1 encodes the protein MSIPQKHFKKGTPKPEIPEDGVLRYYTMRFCPYSERAQLMLAAKKIPHHTVYIDLTEKPEWYIDYSPLGKVPAIQLPHLPGQPTLVESLVIAEYLDEEYPGERSLFPKDPLQKALDRILIERLSPAVSAIYPVFFTTNPPEDALKNFEAALDVFEEEITKRGTPYFGGEQIGIVDYMIWPWFERFPALKYTLAEPYELDSKRYPNLLNWRLLVSQDEAVKATALDAKVHAKFMRTRHEGKTNYDLAFEPL
- the GstO3 gene encoding pyrimidodiazepine synthase; translation: MSSGKHLGKGSSKPVLPDDGKLRLFSMRFCPYAERAHLVLNAKKVPYHTVYINLTEKPEWLVEVSPLLKVPALQLPGEKGEPSLIESLIIAEYLDEKYPQNPLLPKDPLKRAEDKILLERFSAVTNAFMKILFQSTGLDDYWLALEIFEKELVKRGTPFFSGDRPGFVDYMIWPWLERLAVIGFILEDSYNFDAKRFPRIAKLIDLLKADDVVKSFYATPEQHIEFWRGRKSGNTNYDLLA
- the se gene encoding pyrimidodiazepine synthase isoform X1 yields the protein MSNGRHLAKGGYSSSSRGPVSLKGIESVFVGSPIPDVPEDGILRLYSMRFCPFAQRVHLVLDAKQIPYHSIYINLTEKPDWLFDKNPQGKVPALELVREPGPPVLTESLLICEYLDEQYPLRPLYPRDPLKKVQERLLIERFNSVLGAFFRASDGGDLEPFWCGLDTYEKELSRRCTDFFGGEQTGILDYMIWPWCERLDLLKVQRGDDYNFDERRFPQLSQWVERMKRDSAVMAFYMEAEVQAEFLRTRSAGRPNYNLLVKEA
- the LOC6900704 gene encoding protein glass; its protein translation is MAAENYHLKWDSHLSYLNTSIATLYKNEKFADVVLYSSYTSSSINSDIPTVGISAHKFILSSCSQFFATMFETAPIASPNGVIYVVLPPDLSHRAIQILVQYMYSGEATVSNDILNEVLRGGEILKIRGLCRSSASNNSSTTVTSSHHHPHGGHLHQRDSSASAMYVSNGSRSTLPPPPPPPMSTQLPGDIYSSKPSSSSSTGSGRYTLEHHHHQPQPQHHPPSHQQQQQNQHNHHHHHQQQFRGLGASVMPKDSPVIVKSPKMAAHTGLLSVASSSKLGISVNKEVAIDPEDKCCYAAATSQVEPQPPPSSTTAGAVAVTVAVAGGVPPPPAMSICTEVGCSSCPLAVGTASEPTDTALRRPEYEEQALCEREDVGLVYERRLRRESACDRAHEYYEAPLHFATPPPPPHPHSFLSIKQEPSDWTNNPPTAANASNNNHEDGHLSPKQPLDFKMSAVKLEVNRDRATPHEESEEHTLRDYNNFKQLLVCEICQKSFEDTKTLVRHLGTHANEPGSGTNLMAASASGSASTTSSNTNLAMRALKTYVPKKRRRVSQQENNMDHDHVTLLCDLCSTSFETPAEWVRHMNSQHTEIELAMFNSKKDGEQKGQHQQQQLQVTTNNTTSGTTNSISSSIGGSSSSTVSTSQMQPKFHSSSTRSTLLQCPQSQSQTQSQPLILNKRNSFVAAATPASVSPTGLSVAATSSHG
- the GstO2 gene encoding pyrimidodiazepine synthase isoform X2, whose protein sequence is MSIPQKHFKKGSTKPQLPEDGVLRVYSMRFCPFSQRVHLILDAKKIPHHKIYIDLIDKPEWYKDYSPLGKVPALQLTDVKDQPTLVESMIIAEFLDEQYPELRLFPSDPLHKAQDKILIERFAPVVNAVYPVLTCNANAPKDALTNFETALDAFEQELAKRGTPYFAGQTIGIVDYMIWPWFERFPSLKLTTEHKYELDAKRFGLLLKWRDLVAQDEAVRKTALDAQLHADFQGSKRLGKPQYDIAFTA
- the se gene encoding pyrimidodiazepine synthase isoform X2; the encoded protein is MSNGRHLAKGSPIPDVPEDGILRLYSMRFCPFAQRVHLVLDAKQIPYHSIYINLTEKPDWLFDKNPQGKVPALELVREPGPPVLTESLLICEYLDEQYPLRPLYPRDPLKKVQERLLIERFNSVLGAFFRASDGGDLEPFWCGLDTYEKELSRRCTDFFGGEQTGILDYMIWPWCERLDLLKVQRGDDYNFDERRFPQLSQWVERMKRDSAVMAFYMEAEVQAEFLRTRSAGRPNYNLLVKEA
- the LOC4813768 gene encoding uncharacterized protein, with the translated sequence MSEMSDFDSRLIRLVRGNPQLLKRKARTAPYSLRKNAEEEIWAAIATSLQADVKTCTSRWEHLKSKLQQELAKEGEGVASTWNLMPIMRDFKPGRMGGISPQPSDPLIEEVHDEENNLQEAMDCSVADATKTLASGSAQIPSSTLLPDFTADATMRRVGTMLEGFGEEDCAKAGKRIIAYLCHCTLLILKSKPIDDLVI